CCTGCCGCCTGGCCGAAAAGGCCTGGCGGCAAGGCATGCGGGTCTTCGTGCTGTGCACCGACGAAGCCCAGCGCGAAACACTGGATGCCCGCCTGTGGAGTTTCCGTGGCGAGACCTTCATCCCGCACAACGCGGTGGAAGAGGACGCCGACTCGCCGGTGGTGCTCGGCCTGGGCGAAGCCCCGGAGAGCCACCGCGACCTGCTGATCAACCTGACGCTCGCCATTCCCGACTTCGTCGCGCGTTTCAGCCGGGTCGCCGAACTGGTGATCGAAGAGCCGGCGATTCGTCAGGCCGCCCGGGAGAATTTCCGTCAATACCGCGAGCAGGGCTATCCTTTGCAAGACCATCGCCTGCCGCGCCCCTGAGAATGCTTCAGCGAAGATCATGGATAGCCGTAAGCCCCCGCAAGACCCCGACCACCTGATGGACGACCTCAAGTCGATCCGCGAATTACTGGGCGAGTCGGACAACGAGCCGCCGCTGCTCACCGAATCCTTCGAGCCGGACAACATCCCGCTGCTCTCTGATGTCGTCGCCCCTGCCCCGCGCGCGCCGGAACCTGCCACGGTGGCGCCCGCCCCGACCGGCAACCCGCCCCCCGCCGGGCTCGATCGGCTGGACCTGGAGCTGCGTTCCGCCGCCCAGTTGATCCTGCAGGACGTCATCGATGATTTCGTGCCGCAGATCGAGGCAGAACTGCAACGCCGCCTGGAGGCCCGCCTGCAACGGCTGCTGGCCCAGCGCAAGAGCTGAAGTACGCCACGCATGTCGCGCTAGCGCCGTCTGAAAAGGCGGAGTTCCCGATGAAAGGCGCCTCGAACCCCCGCCGCGCCATCCCGCCACACCGCCATCGGGCGCACCGCCAACCGCGCCGGTGGCTTGCCGGCCTCACGCACCGTTATACTCACCGGTTTTCCGTCTAGCCTTATCAGGGTCCCGCCGCGCTCATGGACAAGACCTACCAGCCCCACGCCATCGAATCCCACTGGTACCCCACCTGGGAGAAGAACAACTACTTCGCCCCGCAGGGTTCCGGCGAGCCGTACACCATCATGATCCCGCCGCCGAACGTCACCGGCAGCCTGCACATGGGGCACGGCTTCAACAACGCCATCATGGACGCGCTGATCCGCTACCGCCGCATGCAGGGCCGCAATACCCTGTGGCAGCCGGGTACCGACCACGCCGGCATCGCCACCCAGATGGTGGTGGAGCGCCAACTGGCCGCGCAGGGCATCGCCCGCCACGACCTGGGCCGCGAGAAGTTCCTGGAGAAGGTCTGGGAGTGGAAGGAGCAGTCCGGCGGCACCATCACCCGCCAGATTCGCCGTCTGGGCTCCTCCGTGGACTGGTCGCGCGAACGTTTCACGATGGACGATGGCCTGTCCGAAGCGGTGAAGGAAGCCTTCGTGCGCCTGCATGAAGACGGCCTGATCTACCGCGGCAAGCGCCTGGTCAACTGGGATACCAAGTTCCACACCGCCATTTCCGACCTGGAAGTGGAGAACCACGACGAGAAGGGCCACCTCTGGCACCTGCGCTACCCGCTGGCCGACGGTCACAAGACCGCCGACGGCAAGGACCACCTGATCGTCGCGACCACGCGCCCGGAAACCATGCTCGGCGACAGCGCGGTCGCCGTGCACCCGGAGGACGAGCGCTACCAGGCGCTGATCGGCACCTTCATCGAGCTGCCGCTGGTGGACCGCCGCATCCCCATCATCGCCGACGACTACGTTGATCGCGAATTCGGCACCGGCTGCGTGAAGATCACCCCGGCCCACGACTTCAACGACTATGAAGTCGGCAAGCGTCACGACCTGCCGCTGATCAACATCTTCGACAAGGACGCAGCCATCCTGGCCACCGCCCAGGTATTCAGGCTCGACGGCAGCGTCAACGCCGAACTCGACGCCAGCCTCCCCGCAGCCTACGCCGGCCTCGACCGCTTCGAGGCGCGCAAGCGCATCGTCGCCGACTTCGAAGCCATCGGCCTGCTGGAGAAGATCGACGACCACGCGCTGAAAGTGCCCAAGGGCGACCGTTCCGGCACCGTCATCGAGCCGTGGCTGACCGACCAGTGGTACGTCTCCACCAAACCGCTGGCCGAACCGGCCATCGCCGCCGTGGAAGACGGCCGCATCCAGTTCGTGCCCAAGCAGTACGAGAACATGTACTTCAGCTGGATGCGCGACATCCAGGACTGGTGCATCAGCCGTCAACTGTGGTGGGGCCACCGCATCCCGGCCTGGTACGACGAAGCGGGCAACGTCTACGTCGGCCGCAACGAAGCCGAAGTACGCGCCAGGCACAACCTGGGCGATCAGCCGCTGCGCCAGGACGAAGACGTACTGGACACCTGGTTCAGCTCGGGCCTGTGGACCTTCTCCACCCTCGGCTGGCCGGAGCAGACCGAATTCCTGAAAACCTTCCACCCCACCGACGTGCTGGTAACCGGCTTCGACATCATCTTCTTCTGGGTTGCGCGCATGATCATGCTGACCATGCACCTGATCAAGAACGAGGACGGTACTCCGCAGGTTCCGTTCAAGACCGTCTACGTGCACGGCCTGGTGCGCGACGGCCAGGGCCAGAAGATGTCCAAGTCCAAGGGCAACGTGCTCGACCCGCTGGACATCGTCGACGGCATCACCCTCGACGAACTGCTGGAAAAACGCACCAGCGGCATGATGCAGCCCAAGCTCGCCGAGAAGATCGCCAAGCAGACCCGCGCCGAGTTCCCCGAAGGCATCGCAAGCTTCGGCACCGACGCCCTGCGCTTCACCTTCTGCTCGCTGGCTTCCACCGGTCGCGACATCAAGTTCGACATGGGCCGCGTCGAGGGCTACCGCAACTTCTGCAACAAGCTGTGGAACGCCGCCAACTTCGTCATCGAGAACACCGATGGCAAGGACACCGGCGTGAATGGCGAGCCGGTCGAGCTGTCCTCGGTGGACCGCTGGATCATCTCCGCCCTGCAACGCACCGAGATCGAAGTCGCGCGCCAGCTCGACGCCTTCCGCTTCGACCTGGCCACCCAGGCCCTCTACGAGTTCATCTGGGACGAGTACTGCGCCTGGTACCTGGAACTGGTCAAGCCGGTACTGTGGGACGAAAACGCTCCCATCGAGCGACAGCGCGGCACCCGCCGTACGCTGGTCCGCGTGCTGGAAACCGCCCTGCGCCTGGCTCACCCGTTCATGCCGTTCATCACCGAGGAAATCTGGCAGCGCATCAAGGGCGCCGCCGGCAAGTCCGGTGAGACCCTGATGCTGCAGCCCTGGCCGATCGCCGATGAAGCGAAGGTCGACGCCGCCGCCGAAGGCGACATCGAGTGGGTCAAAGCACTGATGCTCGGCATCCGCCAGATTCGCGGCGAGATGAATATCTCGATGGCCAAGCGCATCGACCTGGTGCTGAACAACGCATCGCCCGAAGACCACCGGCGCCTGGCCGACAACGAGCCGCTGCTGATGAAGCTGGCCAAGCTCGAAACCATCCGCGTGCTGGACGAAGGCGAAGAGCCGCCGATGTCCGCCACCGCGCTGGTGGGCGACCTGCAGGTGCTGGTGCCGATGGCCGGCCTGATCGACAAGGCCGCGGAGATGGCGCGCCTGGACAAGGAAATCCAGCGCCTGGAAGGCGAAGTCAAGCGTGTGGGCGGCAAGCTCACCAACGAAGGCTTCGTCGCCAAGGCACCGGCCGATGTGATCGAAAAGGAACGCGCCAAGCTGGCTGAAGCCGAGCAGGCCGTGACCAACCTGATCCAGCAGCGCGAGAAGATCGCCAGCCTGTAAGGCCTGGAAAGGTAAAAACAACGGCGCCCTCGGGCGCCGTTGTCATTTCTGCCGGGCGGGCTTCAGTACACCGTCCCCACCGGGTACACATAGGCATTCACGTCATAGAACGGCGTGCGCTGATAGAACCATTGCAGGCGCGCCTGCGGGTCCTTGGCGAAGGCCTTGTCATCCTTGAGTTTCTTCTCGAACTCGGCTTTCAGCTTCGGGTCCTCGGCGAGCATCTTGCGCGCCATCGGCTCCATCACGTACTCCTCCGGCTCCTCGGCAGATACCAGGGTCGAGTTGAAGAAACCCCAGGACCAGAACGAATCAGGGCTCTCCGCCGTCAGCAAGTTGATCGCCAGCACGCCCAGCGGCTGGTCGGTGTCGATCACCACCGAACCGGCCGGATAGGTCTGCAGGCGCTGGAACGGCTTGCCAGTGCCGCTCACCAGCAGATGCCCCTCGTAGCCGGGAATCTCGTTGGCGGCGGCGCGATCCGGCTCGAAGCCGCCGGCCAGCTTGATGTCGTCCATGCGATACATCGTCACTTCGATGGGCGTGGCCTTGTCCAGCGTCTTCATCTGAATGCCGTGGGACTTCAGGCGCGCGATCACCTCGCTCCACTGTACCGGCACCACGTACTGCTTCGGCCGCTTCACCACCAGGTCCGGAACCGAGTTATCGGTGATCAGCACGTTCAACTGCTTGGGCTTGTTGCTCCAGACGATGGTTTTCGCCCCGGTGATCGGCGATACCTCGTAGCGATAGTCCCCGACCGTGAAGGGCGTGTGCTGCTCCTTGCCCGGCTTCCAGGTGAGAATCACCTCCTTCTGCGCAGCCAGGCGCTCGCGGTCGCTGGCGATGGCCTGCTTCAGCGAATCGGCGTTGTCGCCGATCACCTGGAACATCGCCTTGAGCATCACGTAGTTGCCCAGCACCTGGGTCTCGTAGGGATGCAGGGCGTGCTGTTCGATGAGGATCGACGGAACGTTGCGGATGTCACCGTACTGGTTGGAAAAGCGCGCCAGGTCCGTGCGATACGGGTAATAGCCCTTGGTCGGATCCTGGTTGTCGTTGAGGCTGATGCACTCGTGGACCACGTGGCCGTCACCTTCCAGCTCCTTGTACACCGGAGCGCGCATGACCTTGTCCATCCACTCGCTGGAAGCGGGCGACCAGCCATTGCCGTTGTGGCAGTACGAGCTGTCGTAGGGGTACATGGCACCGTCGGTGGAATGAGTGTCGGCGAAGAAGCTCAGGTCGTACTGGTTGAACACCGCGGCGACGTTGCGGATTTCCGCGCTGTCGAGCTTGGTGAAATCGCGGTTGAGGTTGTAGTTCAGGCCGTTGACCCGCCAACCGGTGACTTCCGGGCCATTCTGGTTGATCCGCCCGTAGGGGCTGCGGCGCAGGTCGCCATCGATGTTCACGGTGGGGATGAACAGGATGTTCACCTTGTCCAGCAGACCGGCCAACGGCTTGTCGCCGGTGGTCATGTCGCGCAGCAGCATGAACATCGCGTCCTTGCCGTTTGCCTCGCCGGGGTGGATTTCCGCTTCGACGAAGATGGTCGGCTTGCCGGACTTGTTCAGCCCCGCCGCCGACTTGTCGGCCTCGCGGGACGCAGTGACCAGCAGCATCGGCTCGCCAGTGGCGCTGTTCTCCGGCAGATCGCTGAGACTGATGGCGCCACCGGAGGCCTCTGCCAGCTTCTGCAGCCAGGCACGCGTCTGGTGGTAGTCGGAGGTCTCCTTGAAGCTGCTGGACTCGGCCAGGGTGATCAACGGGTTGTCCGGCTTGGCGATGTAGCGCGTGCTAGCGAGCTTCTGCTCGAACATTGGCGGCAGGATGCGGGTCTTGGCGGCGGCGGAATAGCCGCTGTCATCGATATACCCCGGCGCCGAAGGCAAGGCGGCATACAAGGGCAGGCTGGAAGTGGCGAACAGACCGGCGAGCAGGGCCCGGGATGGGAGGTGGTGCATGGGAGATTCTCCTTTTGCAGCAAATCGTCCTACGGGCACGTCCGCGCCCGTGCATCAACCATAGTCAACGCCGGGGAAATGCCAGCGCGGTTCGTCGTCGCGCCCGCCCGCTCGCTGCGGCTGATTCATTCCACGGCGGAATGACCTCCCGAAGAATGCTCGCTTGGTTCCCCGTGGCAGTTGTTCGAAGATCAGCGCACCGCAGCGTCCCGCTTCCACCCACCAGGAACCCGATGTCCATGTCCGAGACCCCGCTCCGCAATGGCGGCCAGATCCTCGTCGATGCCCTGCTGCAGCACGCAGTGGATACCGTCTACTGCATCCCCGGCGAAAGCTACCTGCCGGTGCTCGACGCGTTGCACGACGCGCGGAGCATCCGCACCATCGTCACCCGCCACGAAGGCGCCGCCTCGAACATGGCCGACGCCTACGGCAAGCTGAGCGGAAGGCCCGGCATCTGCTTCGTCACCCGCGGGCCGGGCGCCACCCACGCAGCCAACGGCGTGCACACGGCGATGCAGGACTCGACACCGATGATCCTCTTCATCGGCCAGGTGGAAAGCGCCTTCAAGGGCCGCGAAGCCTTCCAGGAAGTCGACTACCGGCAGATGTTCGGCAGCCTCGCCAAATGGACCACGGAGATCGACGACATCCGGCGCATACCGGAAATCGTCGCCCGCGCCTTCGCCGTCGCCCAGTCCGGGCGCCCCGGCCCAGTGGTCATCGGCCTACCGGAGGAAGTGCTGTTCGGCACCGCCACGGTGGCCGACTGCGCACCCGCGCGCACCATCGCCAGCGCCCCGGCGGACGCCGCGCTGGCCGAACTGCGCGAGCGCCTGGCCAGGGCCGAGCGCCCGTTGCTGATCGTCGGCGGCACCGGCTGGAACGCCGAAGCCTGCAAGGCGCTGCAGCGCTTCGCGGCGGCCAACGGGCTGCCGGTGGCAGCATCGTTCCGCCGCCAGGACCTGTTCGACAACCGCGACGAACACTACGTGGGCCAGCTCGGTTTCGGCGCCTCGCCACGCCTCACCGAGCGCGTCCGCGATGCCGACCTGCTACTGGTGCTCGGCTCGCGCCTGAGCGAAACGCCGACCGCCGGCTACACCCTGGTGGAAAGCCCGCAGCCGCGGCAGGCACTGATCCATGTGCACGCAGACGCCAGTGAGCTAGGCCGGGTCTACCGGGCCGACCTGCCGATCCAGGCCGGCATGCCGCAGATCGCCGCCGCCCTGGCCGATCTCGAACCGCTCGCCGAACGGCCCTGGGCGCAATGGACCAGCACCGCACGGGCCGACTACCTCGCCTACTCCACTGCGGCGCAAACGCCCGTGCCGCTGGACGGAGTAGACCTGGCGCAGGTCGTGCACCACCTCAGCCAGACCCTCCCCGACGACGCGGTGATCAGCAACGGCGCCGGCAACTACGCCGTCTGGGTGCACCGTTTCTACCGCTACCGCAGCCCGCGCAGCCAACTCGCCCCCACCAACGGCGCGATGGGCTATGGCTTCCCCGCCGCGATTGCCGCCAAGCTGCGCGACCCTGACCGCAGCGTAGTGTGCTTCGCCGGCGACGGCTGCTTCATGATGTACCCGCAGGAGCTGGCCACCGCCGTGCAGTTCGGTGCAGCGCTCATCGTCATCGTGGTCAACAACGGCATGCTCGGCACCATCCGCATGCACCAGGAGCGCGAGTATCCGGGGCGTATATCCGCCACCGCACTGCACAACCCCGATTTCGTCGCCCTCGCCCGGGCCTTCGGTGCCCACGGCGAACTGGTCGAGCGCACCGAGGACTTCGCCGCTGCCTTCCTGCGCGCCCAGGCCAGCGGCATGCCGGCGCTGATCGAACTGCGCACCGACCCACGGCAGATCACCCCGCAAGCGCGGCTCAACTGAGCCCCAAAGGCTCGCCGGCTTCGCTAAGCTGCATCGGATCAAGGCATTGTGTCCCTCGCCCGGGCACAATGCCGGCCGCTCTCAGAGCCTGTTTGCAATCTTGCGAGCTAGAGCAGAACAAGGCAGAAACAGGCGAGGATGCGGAGTTTACGAACTGTAAATGAGCAATCCGAGCCTGTTTTAACGCAGCTATGCCGACGCGCAACAGATCGTAAACAGGCTCTTCAGCTAGGGAAACGCATGAGCCTGCAACTGATCTGGGTCCTGTTCCTGCTCGCCACCGCCGTGGCGTTGTTCGTCGTCAACCGGCCGCGCATGGATGTCGTCGCGCTGCTGGTGATGGTCGCCCTGCCGCTGTCCGGGGTGCTCAGCGTCCAGGAATCGCTGGCCGGCTTCGCCGACCCGAACGTGATACTGATCGCCGCGCTGTTCGTCATCGGCGAGGCCCTGGTGCGCACCGGGGTCGCCTTCCGTATCGGCGAATGGCTGACACGCCGCGCCGGCGCCAGCGAAACCCGCCTGCTGGTGCTGCTGATGCTCGCGGTGGCAGGGCTGGGCTCGGTGATGAGCTCCACCGGGGTGGTCGCCATCTTCATTCCCGTGGTGCTGAGCATCGCCGCGCGCCTGCATGTCTCCCCTCGCCGGCTGATGATGCCGCTGAGCTTCGCCGGCCTTATCAGCGGCATGCTTACCCTGGTCGCCACCGCGCCGAACGTCGTGGTGCACAGCGAACTGGTGCGCGAAGGTGCCGAGGGCTTCAGCTTCTTCAGCTTCACGCCCTTCGGCCTGGTCGTGCTCGCCCTGGGGGTCGGCTACATGCTCGTGGCGCGCCGCTGGCTGGGCGGTGATGACGACGAGGCCGGCCATAACGCCAAGCGCCGGACCTTCCGCGACCTGATCCGCGACTATCAGTTGGCGGGCCGCGAACGCCGCCTGCGCATCCGCAACGATTCGCAACTGGTGGGCATGAGCCTGGGCGATGTCGAACTGCGTGCCCGCGCCGGCACCAATGTGGTGGCCATCGAACGCATGACCCACTTCCGCCTGAAGATCCTCGGCCCCGGCGCCAACGTCGTCCTGCACGCCGGCGACGTGCTGCTGGTGGACATCTACGGCGAGCGCAGCGACCTGCTCGGCATGTACCACGAATACGGCCTGGAGCCACTGAGCCTGCAGGGCGACTACTTCACCGAGCGCGCCCACGAAGTGGGGCTGGCCGAAGTGACGCTGCCGCCGGAATCCGCGCTGCTGGGCAAGAGCGTGCTGGAACTGGGCTTCCGCAGCCAGTACGGGCTCAACGTCGTGGGTCTGCGACGCAACCGCGAGGCATTGGTGGAGGGAATGCTGGACGCGAAGCTGAAGGTCGGCGACACGCTGCTGGTGATCGGCGCCTGGAAGGATATCCGCCAGTTGCAGACCCGCGGCCGCGACTTCCTGGTACTCAGCCTGCCGGCGGAAGTGGACGAAGCGGCGCCCGCCATCAGCCAGGCCCCGCACGCACTGTTCAGCCTCGCGGTGATGGTGATCCTGATGGTCAGCGGCCTAGTGCCCAACGTCATGGCCGCGCTGATCGCCTGCCTGCTGATGGGCGCGTTCCGCTGCATCGACATGGACAGCGCCTACCGTTCCATCCACTGGCAGAGCCTGCTGCTGATCGTCGGCATGCTGCCCTTCGCCCTCGCCCTGCAGAAGACCGGCGGTATCGACCTGGCCGTCAACGGCCTGGTCAGCCTGCTGGGCGACGCCGGCCCCCATGCCATCCTCGCCTGCCTGTTCCTGCTCACCGCACTGACCGGGCTGTTCATCTCCAACACCGCCACCGCCGTGCTGATGGCTCCGGTGGCCATCGCCACCGCCAAGGCGCTCGGCGCATCGCCACAGCCCTTCGCAATGATCGTGGCGCTGGCCGCCTCGGCCGCCTTCATGACCCCGATTTCCTCGCCGGTGAACACCCTGGTGCTGGGGCCGGGACGGTATCGCTTCGGCGATTTCGTCAAGGTTGGCGTACCCTTCACGATTCTGGTGATGATCGTCAGCGTTCTGCTGGTACCCTGGCTATTGCCGCTGTAGCAGCCCAACAAGGAATGTCTCGATGGAAGTGAGCAAGACCAAAAGCAGTTTCTACCGCCGCCTTTACGTCGCCTGGCTGATCGACAGCGGCGCCGCCACCAGCGTTCCGGCCCTGATGGACGCCACCGGCATGCCACGGCGCACCGCCCAGGACACCCTGGCTGCGCTGGCCGACCTGGATATCGACTGCGCCTTCGAGCAGCACGATGGCGAGCGCAACAACGCCGGGCACTACCGCATCCGCGACTGGGGCGCCATCGATCCACGCTGGATCGCCGCACACCTTTCGCAGATCAAGGGCGTTCTGCAGTATCCCTGAGCACAACCACATGCCTTCGCCCTTCCCACTGCTGTGGCGCTTCCGCCGCCTGATCGTCCTGGCCGCCTTCGCCTGCGTGCTGGTGGCGTTCTATCGCGCCAGCGGACTGCACCAGGAGTTCAGCTTCGACTACCTGCGCAACGAACTGCAGGACAACCGCCTCAGCGGCCTGCTGCTGTTCGTCCTGCTGTTCGCCCTGGGCAACCTGCTGCACATTCCCGGCCTGCTGTTCCTCGCCGCCGCGGTGGTCACCCTGGGCAAGCTGTGGGGCGGCCTGATCACCTATGTCGCGGCACTGGTCTCCTGCGGCTTCACCTTCCTGGTAGTACGTGCGCTGGGCGGCAACGGCCTGCGCCTGCTCAACAATCGCCTGACCCGCGCGGTGTTCAGCCATCTCGACCTGCGCCCGGCCAGCAGCGTGTTCCTCCTGCGCCTGGCCTTCATCACCTCGCCGACGCTCAACTACAGCCTGGCGCTCTCCGGCATCGGTTTCGCGCCCTATATGCTCGGCACCCTGCTCGGCCTGCCGCTGCCCCTGCTGCTGTGCTGCCTGCTGTTCGACCAACTGGCGGACGTGCTGCTCGGCTGAGGCGCAGCCCGCCCAACTGTGGGAAAATCGCCGCCCGCCTTCCAGCTTCGCCGTCCGCCATGCCCAAGCCCCCGAAACGCCCCGCCGCCAAACCCGCCACCGCGCTGCGCGACCCCGCCGCCAAGCGGCCGAACCTGCTGCACCCGCGCAACCGGCACCAGGGCCACTACGACTTCCCGGCACTGATCGACAGCAGCCCGGAGCTGCGGCGCTTCGTCATTACCAACCCCTATGGCAAACCGAGCATCGACTTCGCCAACCCGGACGCAGTACGCGTGTTCAACCGTGCGCTGCTCAAGATGCAGTACGGCATCGCCCAGTGGGACATCCCCGCCGGCTTCCTCTGCCCACCGATTCCCGGCCGCGCCGACTACCTGCACTACCTGGCCGACCTGCTCGCCGAGGAGAATGGCGGCAACGTGCCGCGCGGACCGGATGTACGCGTGCTGGACATCGGCGTCGGCGCCAACTGCATCTACCCGCTGATCGGCCATCGCGACTACGGCTGGAGCTTCCTCGGCTCAGACATCGAGCCAGCCGCCCTGGCCTCCGCCCGCGCCATCCTCAACGGCAATCCGGGCCTGAACGAAGCCATCGAACTGCGCCTGCAGCACGACCCGCGGCACATCTTCCACGGCCTGCTCGGCACCGATGAACGTTTCGACGCAACGCTGTGCAACCCGCCCTTCCACGCCTCGCCGGACGAAGCCAGCAGCGGCAGCCGGCGCAAGTGGAAGAACCTCGGCAAGCTCGACCCATCGCGCAAACTGCCCACGCTCAACTTCGGCGGGCAAAGCAACGAGCTGTGGTGCGAAGGCGGAGAAATCGCCTTCCTGCGCAAGCTGGCGGCGGAAAGCGCGGAAGTGGGTGAGCAGGTGCGCTGGTTCAGCTCGCTGGTGTCCAAGGCCGGCAACCTCGACGAATTCCGCCGTGCACTGAAGAAGGCCGGCGCCATCACCATCCGCACCGTGGACATGGCCCAGGGGCAGAAGCAGAGCCGCTTCGTCGCCTGGACCTTCCTGGAGCCCGAACACCGCCGCCGCTGATGCGCTGGCGGCCCAGCAGCAGATAGACCAGCGCAGCCACCAACAGCGTGACGCCCGCGCTGGAATGCCGGGCCAGCAGCGCCGCCAGGAACGGCGCCGACAGCGCCAGCATGACCCAGCCGGCCTGCAGCGCGCTCTGCCCTTCGATACCGATGAAACGCCCCGGCATCAGCACGATCAGCACGACATAAGCGAACGCGGGCGATGCCGCCACAAGCTGCACGCCAACGAATCGCCAGCGCGCGAACAGCGGCAGTTCCAGCAACGGGCGCTCGAGGACGATGAACAGCGCCAGCAAAACCAGGCTCGCTGGCCGGGCATACGGTGCACCGGGGCAGCTTCCATGCGTTGTGGCCCGCGGGGCGGCGCATGCCGCTGAAGCTGCGGGTACTCCTCGATGTTCTCGGCGGGCGCCTGTTCGTCACCCGCTGAAGAACGCCGACCAACATTCAGCGAATGAACTGCCTGCTGATCTCGCGGAAGGACTCGGTCCCGGCTCGCTCCAGCCACTCGAAGGCAACCATCTCCCGCGAGACGATCACCGCGCCGGCCTGGCGCATGCGTTTGAGCGCCAGCGCCTTGTCGCGCGGCTGGCGGGACCCCACCGCCTCCTCCACCACGAACACCTCGCGGTCTTCCGCAAGCAACCCGAGCACAGTCTGCAACACGCAGACGTGCGCCTCGGTTCCGCCCACCACGAACTGCCGGCGCTCGCCACCGGGCATCTGCAACAGGCCGGGGTCGGCGACAGCGGAAAAGGCGATCTTCTCCAGCACCTCGGCCTCTGCCAGTCCGTCGCGCAATGCCGGCAGGGTCGGCCCCAGGCCCTTGGGATACTGTTCGGTGGCCAGCACCGGCACGCCCAGGCGGCGAGCGATGGCCAGCAACCAGGCGCTGTGTTCGAGAACCGACTCATTGTCGTGAATGGCCGGGAACAGGCGTTCCTGGATATCGATGATCAACAGCGTCGAGAGCTGGGCGCGCAGCTGCGTCATGGGCTTCCTCCTTGCGTTCGAAGCCGAGTTGTGGCCTCCCGGCGGCGCACTGTCAACCGCCATCGCACCATCGACCACTTGGCAGGCGGCGCGCCAGCACGCACCCTATGCGGCGCCAGAACAACACCACAACGAGCCTGGAGACAGACAAACATGGGCAAGAGCATCAGCATCGCCGCGCGTGACGGCAGTGGCAGCTTCAGCGGTT
The Pseudomonas triclosanedens DNA segment above includes these coding regions:
- a CDS encoding DNA polymerase III subunit chi, coding for MTRVDFYVIPSADPDARLTIACRLAEKAWRQGMRVFVLCTDEAQRETLDARLWSFRGETFIPHNAVEEDADSPVVLGLGEAPESHRDLLINLTLAIPDFVARFSRVAELVIEEPAIRQAARENFRQYREQGYPLQDHRLPRP
- a CDS encoding DNA polymerase III subunit chi — translated: MDSRKPPQDPDHLMDDLKSIRELLGESDNEPPLLTESFEPDNIPLLSDVVAPAPRAPEPATVAPAPTGNPPPAGLDRLDLELRSAAQLILQDVIDDFVPQIEAELQRRLEARLQRLLAQRKS
- a CDS encoding valine--tRNA ligase — translated: MDKTYQPHAIESHWYPTWEKNNYFAPQGSGEPYTIMIPPPNVTGSLHMGHGFNNAIMDALIRYRRMQGRNTLWQPGTDHAGIATQMVVERQLAAQGIARHDLGREKFLEKVWEWKEQSGGTITRQIRRLGSSVDWSRERFTMDDGLSEAVKEAFVRLHEDGLIYRGKRLVNWDTKFHTAISDLEVENHDEKGHLWHLRYPLADGHKTADGKDHLIVATTRPETMLGDSAVAVHPEDERYQALIGTFIELPLVDRRIPIIADDYVDREFGTGCVKITPAHDFNDYEVGKRHDLPLINIFDKDAAILATAQVFRLDGSVNAELDASLPAAYAGLDRFEARKRIVADFEAIGLLEKIDDHALKVPKGDRSGTVIEPWLTDQWYVSTKPLAEPAIAAVEDGRIQFVPKQYENMYFSWMRDIQDWCISRQLWWGHRIPAWYDEAGNVYVGRNEAEVRARHNLGDQPLRQDEDVLDTWFSSGLWTFSTLGWPEQTEFLKTFHPTDVLVTGFDIIFFWVARMIMLTMHLIKNEDGTPQVPFKTVYVHGLVRDGQGQKMSKSKGNVLDPLDIVDGITLDELLEKRTSGMMQPKLAEKIAKQTRAEFPEGIASFGTDALRFTFCSLASTGRDIKFDMGRVEGYRNFCNKLWNAANFVIENTDGKDTGVNGEPVELSSVDRWIISALQRTEIEVARQLDAFRFDLATQALYEFIWDEYCAWYLELVKPVLWDENAPIERQRGTRRTLVRVLETALRLAHPFMPFITEEIWQRIKGAAGKSGETLMLQPWPIADEAKVDAAAEGDIEWVKALMLGIRQIRGEMNISMAKRIDLVLNNASPEDHRRLADNEPLLMKLAKLETIRVLDEGEEPPMSATALVGDLQVLVPMAGLIDKAAEMARLDKEIQRLEGEVKRVGGKLTNEGFVAKAPADVIEKERAKLAEAEQAVTNLIQQREKIASL
- a CDS encoding M14 family metallopeptidase; its protein translation is MHHLPSRALLAGLFATSSLPLYAALPSAPGYIDDSGYSAAAKTRILPPMFEQKLASTRYIAKPDNPLITLAESSSFKETSDYHQTRAWLQKLAEASGGAISLSDLPENSATGEPMLLVTASREADKSAAGLNKSGKPTIFVEAEIHPGEANGKDAMFMLLRDMTTGDKPLAGLLDKVNILFIPTVNIDGDLRRSPYGRINQNGPEVTGWRVNGLNYNLNRDFTKLDSAEIRNVAAVFNQYDLSFFADTHSTDGAMYPYDSSYCHNGNGWSPASSEWMDKVMRAPVYKELEGDGHVVHECISLNDNQDPTKGYYPYRTDLARFSNQYGDIRNVPSILIEQHALHPYETQVLGNYVMLKAMFQVIGDNADSLKQAIASDRERLAAQKEVILTWKPGKEQHTPFTVGDYRYEVSPITGAKTIVWSNKPKQLNVLITDNSVPDLVVKRPKQYVVPVQWSEVIARLKSHGIQMKTLDKATPIEVTMYRMDDIKLAGGFEPDRAAANEIPGYEGHLLVSGTGKPFQRLQTYPAGSVVIDTDQPLGVLAINLLTAESPDSFWSWGFFNSTLVSAEEPEEYVMEPMARKMLAEDPKLKAEFEKKLKDDKAFAKDPQARLQWFYQRTPFYDVNAYVYPVGTVY
- a CDS encoding thiamine pyrophosphate-binding protein translates to MSETPLRNGGQILVDALLQHAVDTVYCIPGESYLPVLDALHDARSIRTIVTRHEGAASNMADAYGKLSGRPGICFVTRGPGATHAANGVHTAMQDSTPMILFIGQVESAFKGREAFQEVDYRQMFGSLAKWTTEIDDIRRIPEIVARAFAVAQSGRPGPVVIGLPEEVLFGTATVADCAPARTIASAPADAALAELRERLARAERPLLIVGGTGWNAEACKALQRFAAANGLPVAASFRRQDLFDNRDEHYVGQLGFGASPRLTERVRDADLLLVLGSRLSETPTAGYTLVESPQPRQALIHVHADASELGRVYRADLPIQAGMPQIAAALADLEPLAERPWAQWTSTARADYLAYSTAAQTPVPLDGVDLAQVVHHLSQTLPDDAVISNGAGNYAVWVHRFYRYRSPRSQLAPTNGAMGYGFPAAIAAKLRDPDRSVVCFAGDGCFMMYPQELATAVQFGAALIVIVVNNGMLGTIRMHQEREYPGRISATALHNPDFVALARAFGAHGELVERTEDFAAAFLRAQASGMPALIELRTDPRQITPQARLN